GCGTCAATCGTTTGTATTCCGACAAAGACGTGCAAAAAGAAGCCGCCGAATTTGAAGAAAAAGGCTATCCGCTGGATTTTATCGGATTGGAACCGGGCTGGCAAAGCAAATCCTATCCCTGTACGTTTGAATGGGACAACACCCGTTTTCCGCAACCCGCCGCTTTTGTCAAAGACATGCTCAGCAAAGGGGTGCGCATCAATCTGTGGACGAACCCGTACGTGTCGCCGGAGGCCTCCCTGTACCCCAAGATCGCCCCTTATGCGGGTTCTCACTCGGTATGGGTGGGGTCCGTGGTGGATCTGACGATTCCCAAAGCACAGGCCGTTTATTGGGATCAATTCGATAAAGCCCACGTCGGTATCGGCGTCAGCGGTTATAAAATCGACGAAGTAGACGGCTTTGATTCGTGGCTATGGCCCGATGTGGCCACGTTTCCGTCGGGCGTCAGCGCCGAGCAAATGCGTCAGACCTACGGGTTATTGGTCATGAAACAAAGCACCGAACTCTTTCGTAAACACAATCGACGTACCTACGGGCTGGTGCGCGCTTCCAACGCGGGCGGTGTGTCGTTGCCGTACGTGATCTACAATGACAATTACAGTCACGAAGATTTTATCACGGGACTCATCAACAGCGGCTTTTCGGGTACTTTATGGACCCCCGAAGTCCGCGCTTCCAAAACGGGCGAGGAGTGGCTGCGACGCTTTCAGTCGGTGTGTTTTTCGCCCATGGCCATGATCAATGCGTGGGCAAGCAGCACCAAGCCCTGGACCTTTCCGGAAGTGGCCGACCAAATCAAAGAAGTGGCGCAGCTGCGGATGCGGATGATGCCGTATTGGTATTCCGAATTTGCCAAATACCATTTTGAAGGTACGCCGCCCTTTCATGCGGTCAACCTCGTGGCGGATTTCAAAACGGAGGTCAAAAAAGAGGTTGTAAACGCCAATCTGGAAGAAAACCCCTATGTACTGGCCGTCAGCAAAGAGATCAAAGATCAGTACATGGCGGGTGAATATCTGTTGGTCGCACCCATGTTTACGGGTCAAACCTCGCGGAAAGTGGTATTGCCCAAAGGAAAGTGGTACGATTTCTACACCGGGCAATTGGCGGGAGAAGGAGAGGTTATCACCGTTACGCCGGGACTGGACAAAATCCCCGTGTTTGTCAAAGACGGCGGCATTATTCCGATGATGCCGGTCCTGCTGCATGCGCCCCAACCCAACCAAAAAGTAGACCTTGAAATTCGCCATTACGGCCAAAAAAATGCTCAATACCGCCTCTACGACGACGACGGCGAAACCTTTGCGTACGAAAAAGGGCAATTCAGCTGGCGTACCCTCACCGCCGAGCGCGGGGCCGACGGCCGGTGGAAAGGAAGTATTTCCGAACCCGAAAACGGCAAGCCCAATACGGTGGGGAAGGTGAGTTGGAAGTTTATGACGATTTTGGAATGACGAATGAGCGAATGACGAAGTACGAATGACGAATGAGCGAATGACGAAGTACGAATGACGAATGAGCGAATGACGAAGTACGAATGACGAATGAGCGAATGACGAAGTACGAATGACGAATGAGCGAATGACGAAGTACGAATGACGAATGAGCGAATGACGAAGTACGAATGACGAATGAGCGAATGACGAAGTACGAATATTCAACTGATTCGTCATTCGAATAATTCGTACTTTGTCATTTACTCTATCTTCCAACTTTTTGATAATCAGATGCGTCATAGCACTGTAAATACATAACGTTGAGTACAGTTTAAACCCGCAGAGCCCTGTTTTGCGGGTTTTTTTGTTGACCAAGGGGGTAAATGCGAATTTGAAGTAAGAGATTGGGAGACGGAATAAAGGAGAACGGAAATAAAGGAAGCTAACAACTTCATTCATGCCCCTATACACAGCCCCGCGCGGCGAATGATATTCGTCATTCTACATTCGTACCTCGTCATTCATACATTCGTCAATCGTCATTCGTACATTCGTCATTCTCCTCATTTTGTCAGTTCCTACTTCCTGCATCTGACTTCCGGCTCCTCCCTCAAAATTGTTTTAAATAACTGATCTTCGCGATGACGTGGTCTTCGGTTTGGGTTTTGAGTTGGAGATTTTGGAAGCCCCGGTGGTTGAGAACTACGTAAATATACGAGAGCGGCCGGTACTCCCACGAGAGGCGAATGTTATAGTTTTGCGATTGATTTTCTGAATTGCGTTGATAAAACCCGATCAGTTGAAGTCGGGGATTCAGGGCAAACCGACCTTCGATGGCGTACAGATCCACGGTGGTATGGGTTTTAGCTTCTCCCACTCCCATAAAGCGGTTTCGATTAAAACGCCCCGACAATGAAAAATGGGGAATCGGGGCAAATTGCAGCGTCCAGTCGCCCGAGTTGAGTTTACCGCCAAAATACGTTCCCCAGTTATAGATGGTCTGAAGGTTCAGCATCCGCGAAGGGTCGGTACTGGCGTAGATCTGATGGCGGACGTAATCGTATTTGCCGGTTTGGATCTTTACTCCCAAGGGTTCAAATACATCCGTCAGACGCTGATAGGTAGGCGTAATGCTGTACCCAAAATACGCCCCGCTCTGGAGATTAAGCCAGATGGGGTAGATCGTCCAGGTTCGTTCAATGAGTTTGCCCGTCGATACCTGATGGTAAAACTCCGGAAAAACGCTGGGTTCCCACGCCCTGAGCCATTTTTTAAAGGGCAGGTGTTTGCCGCGGTACCACCAGAAGATTCCCGGGGTGGTGCCGATCACGTCGTTGCGCGATACAAAGCCCACTTCAGGGTCGTAATCTTTGGTCACGATGGATTGTGTCCACCATATCTTGTACTGATTGCTCACGTAAAAATATTGAGCGTACGCCGATAAGCCCTGTTTGCCCGTTTTGGAAGAGGTAGAGTGCGAAACGAGCGTATTGAGCGAGTGCGATTCGGCCAGCCGAAAAAAGCCGTCAAGGGTGCTGACCACATTGGAACCGTCGGGCCGATTTTTAACCGTCAAAAGTCCCCCGATGTGGTGTTGTTTTCCAAAATTTTCTGAAAACCGTCCCACAAAAAAATTGGTGGCCGGGGTATCTCCCACGCCCCGTTGACGCATCAAAATGGCCCCGATGTTTCGTTTGGCCGAACGGTACACAAATCGGCCGCCCAGGTCGATCGGAATCGGGTTGCCTGAGTCGTCCAGGCCGATACGCCGGCTGAAAAAGGGCTGAATGCGCATATTTCCCCCCGATTCGTCGGGGTTGCGGCTGATGCCCACCCCAAACAGAGAGGCGTTTTCCAGAAAGAACTGCCGTCTTTCGGGAAAAAATACCGAAAACCGCGTTACGTTATTGACCTGACGGTCGGCATCAGCTTGGGCAAAGTCCGTATTGGCGGTCAGGTCCAGAACGGCATTGGGGTTGATGGCCCATTTGAGTTCACCCCCCAATTTTACGTAGGTATCTTCGGGTTTGGTGGAGGCATCAAACCCTTTGTAGCGATCAAAGGACGTCAGAAAATACGGCTGCACCCGCACATTGGGCTTAGGCGGGGGCGGTTGCAGATTTTTCAAAACACCCGCATAATCCATTCGTAAGGAGGTAAAAGAGCGCGGGAAAGGCGAAAAGGCCGATATTTCGTTGGATAAACGGCGGTTTCGATAAATATTGAAGCCCCAATGTTGAACGGTTTCGGTGGTTTTGGGATAACGCAGCGTCTGCCACGGAATCGCTATTTCAGCTACCCACCCCGAATCGGTACGCATGGTTCGCACCCGCCAGAGTCCGTCCCAGTCGAGGTCGTAATACACATCATCAAACGACAGCAGATCGCGCTGCACCCCGTACGGATTGGTCGCAAACGCCATGGCGTTGCGCCGGTCATTGAAACCATCAAACGACAGCGTGACCAGATCGTGTTGCAGAAAATTAAAATCCCGCTTGAAGTCGGTGGCCCGGATGGCCTTTTTGCCCAACGAATCGCGGGAAAAAATACCGAAGTACAGGAATTGACGGTTGTACAATACCCGTACGTCAGTTTCATGGTTGGGCGCTTTTCCCTGATAAGGTTCGATCTGAACAAAGCGCGGCGAAGGCTTGGTTTTCTTCCATTCGGCCTCGTTGAGCAAACCTTCAATTTTGAGCGACGTGCTGATCTGCACCGCTTCTATTTCTCGTTTGACCGAATCGGGCCGGAACACTTCAGCATCTTGAGCCAAAGCCCCAAAAGGGAAAACGACTAACAGGATAAAAAATTTATTCATTAACAATCAATCGACAAATGAGAAAAAAACTATAGTGGACTGTGGACGATGGACTGTGGACGATGGACTGTGGATGGTGGACTCTGGATGGTGGACTCTGGACGATGGATGGTGGATGGTCGCTTTCCTACGTCCGGCTTCGAATTGTCGATAGTCGATTTCGGATTTCCAACGTCCAACGTCCAACGTCTAACGTCCAACGTCCATTGTCCAACGTCTAATCTCCAACGTCCAACGTCCATTGTCCAACGTCTAATCTCCAACGTCTAACGTCCATTGTCCAACGTCTAATCTCCAACGTCCATTGTCCAACGTCCCACTCCTCACTTCAAGTACCTATTAAACCACTTGATGTAGCGCTCAAAGCGGTCTATTTGAAAGGCGGGATTGGTGATGCCGTGGAATTGCCCCGGATAGATGATCAGTTCGGTAGGAGTCCCCAATGAGCGCAACGCCTGATACATTTGCTCGCTGCCCACCGACGGAACATTAAAGTCGCTTTCGCCCACCATAAACTGCGTCGGGGTTTTGATGCGGTCGGCCTTCAGGAAGGGGTAGGAGAGGGCCACGTACTTATCGAAATTCTTCCACGGTGAGCCCAACTCGTTTTCGTACTGCATGATGTACTGATCCACCCCGTAGAGGGAAGAGATCATCGCCACACCCGCCCCGCTGGAGGCCGCTTTAAAGCGCGTATCCGTGGCAATGGTGTAGTTGGTCAGGATGCCGCCGTAGCTCCACCCGCCGATGCCCAGTTTCTCAGGGTCGGCAATGCCGTTTTGGACGAGGTAATCGGTTGCGCCTAAAATATCCAGCACCTCTTTGTTGCCCCAATCGGCCGAAATGACCTTGCTGTAAGCCAATCCGCGCCCGTTGGAGCCCCGATAATTGACGCCCGCGACCGCATACCCGGCCGCCGACAGCATTTGGCGACTCAGGTCAAAACTGAACTCATCCTGTGCCACCGGACCGCCGTGAATGAACAGAATGGTCGGCAATTTGGCCCCCGGCACGGCATTGG
Above is a window of Runella slithyformis DSM 19594 DNA encoding:
- a CDS encoding glycoside hydrolase family 31 protein is translated as MKKSLYTTALLWSLLSMSVGSFAQMMQWKEVAAGVWKVSVGKPEAYNLLTAAGAQPNAEALKKMGSTGFPLNRNDISVKLVDGKTYLRFPLDWGEQLYGFGLNFQTVHQRGRILQLHMDHYGNKDNGRTHAPVPFYVSSKGYGVFVNSARYIDVYAGTAVRTDSKNPPLVQDRNTDKNWQAQPYSDAVEMLVPAGGVELYVFGGPSSMEAVRRFNLFNGGGCLPPRWGLGFTQRVNRLYSDKDVQKEAAEFEEKGYPLDFIGLEPGWQSKSYPCTFEWDNTRFPQPAAFVKDMLSKGVRINLWTNPYVSPEASLYPKIAPYAGSHSVWVGSVVDLTIPKAQAVYWDQFDKAHVGIGVSGYKIDEVDGFDSWLWPDVATFPSGVSAEQMRQTYGLLVMKQSTELFRKHNRRTYGLVRASNAGGVSLPYVIYNDNYSHEDFITGLINSGFSGTLWTPEVRASKTGEEWLRRFQSVCFSPMAMINAWASSTKPWTFPEVADQIKEVAQLRMRMMPYWYSEFAKYHFEGTPPFHAVNLVADFKTEVKKEVVNANLEENPYVLAVSKEIKDQYMAGEYLLVAPMFTGQTSRKVVLPKGKWYDFYTGQLAGEGEVITVTPGLDKIPVFVKDGGIIPMMPVLLHAPQPNQKVDLEIRHYGQKNAQYRLYDDDGETFAYEKGQFSWRTLTAERGADGRWKGSISEPENGKPNTVGKVSWKFMTILE
- a CDS encoding carbohydrate binding family 9 domain-containing protein, with amino-acid sequence MAQDAEVFRPDSVKREIEAVQISTSLKIEGLLNEAEWKKTKPSPRFVQIEPYQGKAPNHETDVRVLYNRQFLYFGIFSRDSLGKKAIRATDFKRDFNFLQHDLVTLSFDGFNDRRNAMAFATNPYGVQRDLLSFDDVYYDLDWDGLWRVRTMRTDSGWVAEIAIPWQTLRYPKTTETVQHWGFNIYRNRRLSNEISAFSPFPRSFTSLRMDYAGVLKNLQPPPPKPNVRVQPYFLTSFDRYKGFDASTKPEDTYVKLGGELKWAINPNAVLDLTANTDFAQADADRQVNNVTRFSVFFPERRQFFLENASLFGVGISRNPDESGGNMRIQPFFSRRIGLDDSGNPIPIDLGGRFVYRSAKRNIGAILMRQRGVGDTPATNFFVGRFSENFGKQHHIGGLLTVKNRPDGSNVVSTLDGFFRLAESHSLNTLVSHSTSSKTGKQGLSAYAQYFYVSNQYKIWWTQSIVTKDYDPEVGFVSRNDVIGTTPGIFWWYRGKHLPFKKWLRAWEPSVFPEFYHQVSTGKLIERTWTIYPIWLNLQSGAYFGYSITPTYQRLTDVFEPLGVKIQTGKYDYVRHQIYASTDPSRMLNLQTIYNWGTYFGGKLNSGDWTLQFAPIPHFSLSGRFNRNRFMGVGEAKTHTTVDLYAIEGRFALNPRLQLIGFYQRNSENQSQNYNIRLSWEYRPLSYIYVVLNHRGFQNLQLKTQTEDHVIAKISYLKQF